AGGAAGCTGCGCGTCACCGGCAGCAGGCGCGGCAGCACGGCCGGGTTGTAGCGGATGACGGCCCGCCCCGCCTCGATGCCGGTGGCGACCACGGCCGGCAACTGGTCGTCGCTCAGGGCCGGCACAGCCGCCCCCTGCGCATCCACGCAACCACCGTAGATCGGCTCGCCCGCGTCCGCGGCGCGTGCGCCGCCCGCCAGCAACGCCAGCACCATCCCCACAACCCATATCGCTCTGTGCATCGTCCCTCCGGGCAAAACGCAGCGTCATTGTCGTGGCCCGACCGCATTTTCCGCGTCCCGCGCAGGTGCAGCCGACCTCCCCCGGGTTGTATACTGCGCCACTTTCAACCGCTTACGGCAGTATCGAGGGGCATATGGCTGGTCATTCCAAGTGGGCCAATATTCAGCACCGCAAGGGGCGTCAGGACGAGAAGCGCGGCGCCGCGTTCTCCAAGCTGGCAAAGGAAATCACCGTCGCCGCCAAGATGGGCGGAGGTGACCCGGGCTTCAACCCTCGATTGCGCCTGGCGGTGGACAAGGCCAAGGGCGTGAACATGCCCAAGGACAAGATCGACAACGCGATCAAGAAGGGCACCGGCGAACTCGAAGGCGTGAGCTACGAAGAGATCCGCTACGAAGGCTACGGCATCGGCGGTTCGGCGGTGATGGTCGATTGCCTCACCGACAACAAGACCCGCACCGTGGCCGACGTGCGCCATGCCTTCTCCAAGTACGGCGGCAACATGGGCACCGACGGCTGCGTGGCCTACCAGTTCAAGCACTGCGGCCAGCTGCTGTTCGCCCCCGGCACCAGCGAGGATGCACTGATGGAAGCCGCCCTCGAGGCGGGCGCCGAGGATGTGGTCACCAACGAGGACGGCTCGATCGAAGTCATCACCGGCCCGTGGGAGTTCACCGCGGTCAAGGAAACGCTGGAGAAGGCGGGCTTCACCGCCGAGTTCGGCGAAGTGACGATGAAGCCGGAGAACGTCATCGAACTGGCCGGCGACGACGCGGTGCGCATGCAGAAACTGCTCGACGCCCTGGAAGCCCTGGACGACGTGCAGGAGGTCTATACCTCGGCGGAGTTCGACGAGTAAGCTGTCGCTCCTCGTTCCGCATCCCTCGCAAAGCGGCGCCCAGCGCCGCTTTTGCTTTTCCGGCCCCCTTCCCGACATGACGACCGCCTCCCTGTTCCAGCGGGCCACGCCGCTCCTCTTCGTGCTGCTGTGGAGCACCGGCTTCATCGGCGCCAAGTTCGGCCTGCCCTATGCCGAGCCGCTGACCTTCCTGAGCACCCGCTACGTGCTGGTGATCGCGCTGATGACGCTGCTGGCACTGGCGATGCGCGCGCCCTGGCCTGCGAGCCCGCGCGAGGCCTTCCACATCGGCGTCACCGGCCTGCTGGTGCATGCGCTGTACCTGGGCGGGGTGTTCATGTCCATCCATCGCGGGCTGCCGGCCGGCGTGTCGGCCCTGGTCGTGGGCATGCAGCCGCTGCTGACGGCCGCCGCCGCGGGCCTGCTGCTGGGCGAGCGGGTATCGCGCTGGCAATGGCTGGGGTTGGCGATGGGCTTTGCCGGCGTAGGCCTAGTGGTGGGCAGCAAGACCACGATCGACGCGGCAGCCCTCGCCGAGCTGGGCCACATGCTGGCACCGGCGCTGGCGGCGCTGATCGGCATCACTGCCGGCACGCTGTACCAGAAGCGCTTCTGCCCGCGCTTCGACCTGCGCACCGGCTCGGTGGTGCAGTTCGTGCCCTCGCTGGCGATCACCGCGCTGCTCGCCAGCCGGACCGAGACGATGGAGATCGCCTGGGACGGCGAATTCGTGTTCGCCCTGCTGTGGCTGGTGCTGGTGCTGTCGCTCGGCGCGATCAGCCTGCTCAACCTGCTGATCCGCAGCGGCAGTGCGGTGAATGTCGCCAGCCTGTTCTACCTCACACCGCCCACCACGGCGCTGATCGCGTGGGCGATGTTCGGCGAGACCCTGAGCGCGCTCGCGCTCGCCGGCATGGCCATCGCAGTGGCCGGGGTCTGGCTGGCACGCAAGGGCTAGAATGCAGGCTCCACTTCACGGAGGGACCACCATGCTGATGACCACCACCGCCACGCTCGATGGCCGTCCCGTGCGCCAGTACCTGGGCGTCGTCAATGGCGAAGCCATCATCGGCGCCAACCTGTTCAAGGACATGTTCGCGTCGATCCGCAACGTCGTCGGCGGCCGCGCCGGCAGCTACGAGCGCACGCTGGCCGACGCCCGCCGCATCGCCATGGAGGAGATGGAGGAAGAAGCGAAGAAGCTCGGCGCCAACGCGGTGATCGGCATCGACGTCGACTACGAGGTGCTCGGTGCCGACAACGGCATGCTGATGGTGTGCGTCAGCGGCACCGCGGTGCAGGTTTGAGCACCGCCTCGCGCAACGTCGCCACGCGCATCCTCGGGCTGGACCCGGGGCTGCGCATCACCGGCTTCGGCCTGGTGGACCACCTCGGCAGCCAGCTGCGCTACGTCGCCAGCGGCTGCATCAAGACCCGGGACGGCGAACTGCCCGGCCGCCTCAAGACCCTGCTCGACGGGGTGCGCGAGGTGATCGCCACCTACCAGCCCGACGTGGTCGCGGTGGAGAAGGTGTTCGTCAACGTCAACCCGCAGTCCACCCTGCTGCTGGGCCAGGCACGCGGCGCGGTGATCTGCGGCGCAGTGTCCTGCGACCTGCCGGTGGCCGAATACACCGCGCTGCAGGTCAAGCAGTCGGTGGTGGGCTACGGCAAGGCCGCCAAGGAGCAGGTGCAGCACATGGTGCAGCGCCTGTTGACGCTCGACGCCAGCCCCGGCCCCGACGCCGCCGATGCGCTGGCCTGCGCCATCTGCCATGCGCACGGCGCCCAAGGCCTGGGCGGTCTCGCCGGGGTCGGCACGCGACGCCGCGCTGGGCGCATCCTGGCCTGAAAAAAATTTCGCCACGGGTGTTGCGCTGCGGGGAAGTGATCGGTATCATTCGCGGCTCTTGATCGACGGCAACGGCGATCTGCCGAAAGGCACCGGGGGTATAGCTCAGTTGGTAGAGCAGTTGACTCTTAATCAATTGGTCCTAGGTTCGAGTCCTAGTGCCCCCACCAGATTCAATGAAAGGCCGATTCGAGAGGGTCGGCTTTTTTGCTCCCGAGGGTAGCAAGTTCGGAAGCAGGCAGGGGTCTGCCCATGTAGCTCAGTGGCAGAGCACTCCCTTGGTAAGGGAGAGGCCGGCAGTTCAATCCTGCCCATGGGCACCAAGCGGGCCCTGCCGACACACGGTTTCATGCGGGAATAGCTCAGTTGGTAGAGCGCAACCTTGCCAAGGTTGAGGTCGCGAGTTCGAGACTCGTTTCCCGCTCCAGTTTCAGCGCTGGATGCCGCCAGGCATGCAGCTCCGGAGTGGTAGTTCAGTTGGTTAGAATACCGGCCTGTCACGCCGGGGGTCGCGGGTTCGAGCCCCGTCCACTCCGCCACGCATCGCACGCAAAACGCCAGTCCTCCGGGACTGGCGTTTTGTTTTTGTGCGCCCGCCTGCAGCGGTGGCGATCCCCGGGCGTAAAAAAGCCAGCCGCGCGGGCTGGCTTTCTGTCGTGCGGGTGAGACGATCAGGCGGCGGTCTTGAACAGCGAGACGGTCGCCGTCGTGCCCTTGCTGACCGCATCGACCGTGGCCGCTGCGGCCTGGTCGACGTTGGCCTGGGCCACCTCGGACACCTGCCGCACCAGCTGGGTCGCGCCTTCGTAGGCGGACGAGGCATTGACCACGGCGGTCTTGAGCGCGGTGACGGCGAAATCCGAGCCCATCGGCGCATTGCGGTTCAGGCCTTCGAGCGTCACGATCACGCCCTGCAGCCACTGCGACATGCCGGCCTCGACCAGCTTCAGCAGTTCGGCCTGGGTCTGGCTGGCGACGCTGCCGACCGTCTTGGCATAGGCAAAGCTCTTCTGCAGCGCAGGGGTAACGGTGCCGAGCTGCAGCTCGACCAGCGCCTTGGGATCGCGCGCGGCGAGCAGGGCCTGGCTCAGCGCGATGCCGTCGTCGAGCAGGGCGCGGGTGGTGTTCAGGTTGAGGGCGGTCAGATGCTCGGCAGCCGACATCAGGCTGTCGCCGGCGGCGGACAGGTCGGCGACGCGCGCTTCGGTGGCGGTCTTGAAGGTGGCGAGCATTTTCTCGGGCGAGGCGTTCATGGTGTACTCCTTTGCGTGGGTGACACCGAAGCAATCCTGCGGTGTGGTTTTATGTTGCACTGCAACATAGATTAACGCAAGCGTTTTTTATGCGGGGACTTCCGAAACCATGACACTGTCGGCGATTCAAGTCGTGCTGCTGGTG
This genomic window from Thauera humireducens contains:
- a CDS encoding YebC/PmpR family DNA-binding transcriptional regulator, with the translated sequence MAGHSKWANIQHRKGRQDEKRGAAFSKLAKEITVAAKMGGGDPGFNPRLRLAVDKAKGVNMPKDKIDNAIKKGTGELEGVSYEEIRYEGYGIGGSAVMVDCLTDNKTRTVADVRHAFSKYGGNMGTDGCVAYQFKHCGQLLFAPGTSEDALMEAALEAGAEDVVTNEDGSIEVITGPWEFTAVKETLEKAGFTAEFGEVTMKPENVIELAGDDAVRMQKLLDALEALDDVQEVYTSAEFDE
- a CDS encoding DMT family transporter → MTTASLFQRATPLLFVLLWSTGFIGAKFGLPYAEPLTFLSTRYVLVIALMTLLALAMRAPWPASPREAFHIGVTGLLVHALYLGGVFMSIHRGLPAGVSALVVGMQPLLTAAAAGLLLGERVSRWQWLGLAMGFAGVGLVVGSKTTIDAAALAELGHMLAPALAALIGITAGTLYQKRFCPRFDLRTGSVVQFVPSLAITALLASRTETMEIAWDGEFVFALLWLVLVLSLGAISLLNLLIRSGSAVNVASLFYLTPPTTALIAWAMFGETLSALALAGMAIAVAGVWLARKG
- a CDS encoding heavy metal-binding domain-containing protein is translated as MLMTTTATLDGRPVRQYLGVVNGEAIIGANLFKDMFASIRNVVGGRAGSYERTLADARRIAMEEMEEEAKKLGANAVIGIDVDYEVLGADNGMLMVCVSGTAVQV
- the ruvC gene encoding crossover junction endodeoxyribonuclease RuvC, with product MSTASRNVATRILGLDPGLRITGFGLVDHLGSQLRYVASGCIKTRDGELPGRLKTLLDGVREVIATYQPDVVAVEKVFVNVNPQSTLLLGQARGAVICGAVSCDLPVAEYTALQVKQSVVGYGKAAKEQVQHMVQRLLTLDASPGPDAADALACAICHAHGAQGLGGLAGVGTRRRAGRILA
- a CDS encoding phasin family protein, which encodes MNASPEKMLATFKTATEARVADLSAAGDSLMSAAEHLTALNLNTTRALLDDGIALSQALLAARDPKALVELQLGTVTPALQKSFAYAKTVGSVASQTQAELLKLVEAGMSQWLQGVIVTLEGLNRNAPMGSDFAVTALKTAVVNASSAYEGATQLVRQVSEVAQANVDQAAAATVDAVSKGTTATVSLFKTAA